One part of the Herbiconiux aconitum genome encodes these proteins:
- a CDS encoding BadF/BadG/BcrA/BcrD ATPase family protein — MSLLVGMDIGGTKAAVRVETLERELVAEVVVPSSDWDAEPVAAGVEWIARALDSVLGSLGAVPPGGASGVSGASGAAAASGASGVSGAPTASAASALSIAALGVGAQGLDNTAIMLEYGAALTARLGIPTIAVNDAALIAPAAGLDDVIGLIAGTGAIGVGWSAEGEFLAAGGWGSVIGDDAGAAGIVREAVKRALLRHDDGFADDGLLAALLASFGVTDAERLARAVNDDPSTENWGPHAPVVFAAARSGSLDAQIVIEGAAQHLARLVRQLVAQGAVGTDVVAAGSVIAAQPVLFERMSALVTAAHSRLRVRLLDRPPVAGATELAARLVGAAAGAASPPEPSAASSAAPSSLAAPSTFAAPSSLAAPSTVAAPPPVA, encoded by the coding sequence ATGAGCCTGCTCGTCGGCATGGACATCGGCGGCACCAAGGCCGCCGTGCGGGTCGAGACGCTCGAGCGAGAGCTCGTGGCCGAGGTCGTGGTGCCGTCGTCCGACTGGGATGCGGAGCCCGTCGCGGCAGGCGTCGAGTGGATCGCGAGGGCGCTCGACTCGGTGCTCGGATCGCTCGGTGCGGTGCCGCCGGGTGGCGCATCCGGAGTTTCGGGCGCGTCGGGCGCAGCTGCCGCATCCGGTGCCTCCGGTGTTTCCGGCGCACCGACCGCATCCGCTGCATCCGCTCTGTCGATCGCCGCGCTCGGTGTCGGCGCGCAGGGGCTCGACAACACGGCCATCATGCTCGAGTACGGCGCGGCACTCACCGCACGCCTCGGCATCCCGACCATCGCGGTGAACGACGCCGCGCTCATCGCGCCGGCCGCGGGACTCGACGACGTGATCGGCCTCATCGCCGGCACCGGCGCGATCGGCGTGGGCTGGAGCGCGGAGGGCGAGTTCCTCGCCGCCGGCGGTTGGGGATCGGTCATCGGCGACGACGCGGGCGCCGCGGGCATCGTGCGCGAAGCCGTGAAACGCGCGCTCCTGCGCCACGACGACGGCTTCGCCGACGACGGTCTCCTCGCCGCCCTCCTGGCAAGCTTCGGAGTGACGGATGCCGAGCGCCTCGCGCGTGCGGTCAACGACGACCCGAGCACCGAGAACTGGGGGCCGCATGCGCCGGTCGTGTTCGCGGCGGCGCGATCCGGGTCGCTCGATGCGCAGATCGTGATCGAGGGCGCCGCACAACACCTCGCCCGCCTGGTGCGTCAGCTGGTCGCGCAGGGGGCGGTCGGCACCGACGTGGTGGCGGCCGGTTCGGTCATCGCGGCCCAGCCTGTGTTGTTCGAACGGATGTCGGCACTCGTCACTGCGGCCCACTCCCGCCTCCGGGTGCGCCTGCTCGATCGCCCGCCGGTCGCCGGTGCCACCGAACTCGCGGCCCGCCTCGTGGGTGCGGCTGCGGGCGCTGCGTCGCCGCCCGAGCCCTCCGCCGCCTCCTCCGCCGCCCCCTCCTCTCTCGCCGCCCCCTCCACCTTCGCCGCCCCCTCCTCCCTCGCCGCCCCCTCCACCGTCGCCGCCCCTCCGCCCGTGGCCTGA
- a CDS encoding SIS domain-containing protein has translation MKGYVPLAEARRNQVGHLEPAIDRIAADALELQASGALSGPGPIFVGIGASLAAAAAPVWVLRKRGIHSWRLGAGDLPLPFPASVHPIIGISQSGKSSETLAVLESVPPSLRLAVVNNAPSPIADVASRSLVLGNIPDSYASTIGYTATIVALGMIADLWDGGTLDADWHRLADDFRSVEAQLAERSLSIAQRFATAPSADFVGAGPAVGSAEAGALLFREVARVHSTAMSTRQYLHGSMESAGDGVHVVLGDAREIALAQTLSEAGHQVVLVTSQDVPQTSSLTTISLPRRHAAQRAVLEAAVMQAFANDMAFVRGIDVEEFVFHNADTKVESAAAPASELG, from the coding sequence GTGAAGGGTTACGTTCCTCTCGCCGAGGCGCGCCGCAACCAAGTCGGCCACCTCGAACCCGCGATCGACCGGATCGCGGCCGACGCACTCGAGCTCCAGGCATCCGGAGCCCTGAGCGGACCGGGACCGATCTTCGTCGGCATCGGGGCGAGCCTCGCCGCGGCCGCTGCTCCGGTGTGGGTGTTGCGCAAGCGCGGCATCCACTCGTGGCGGCTCGGTGCCGGCGACCTGCCGTTGCCGTTCCCGGCGAGTGTGCATCCGATCATCGGGATCTCTCAGAGCGGCAAGAGTTCGGAGACCCTCGCCGTGCTCGAGTCGGTGCCACCTTCGCTGCGGCTTGCCGTGGTGAACAACGCGCCGTCGCCGATCGCGGATGTCGCGTCCCGCTCGCTGGTGCTCGGCAACATCCCCGACAGCTACGCGTCGACCATCGGCTACACGGCGACGATCGTGGCGCTCGGCATGATCGCCGACCTCTGGGACGGGGGAACACTCGACGCCGATTGGCATCGCCTGGCCGACGACTTCCGCTCGGTGGAGGCGCAGCTCGCGGAGCGGTCGTTGAGCATCGCGCAACGCTTCGCCACGGCGCCCTCCGCCGACTTCGTGGGAGCGGGCCCGGCGGTCGGGTCGGCCGAGGCCGGTGCCCTGTTGTTCCGCGAGGTGGCGCGAGTACACTCCACAGCGATGAGCACTCGCCAGTACCTGCACGGATCGATGGAGTCGGCGGGCGACGGCGTGCACGTCGTGCTCGGCGACGCGCGGGAGATCGCGCTCGCCCAGACCCTCAGCGAGGCCGGGCACCAGGTGGTGCTCGTGACCTCGCAGGACGTGCCGCAGACCTCCTCGCTCACCACGATCTCGCTGCCGCGCCGGCACGCCGCGCAGCGGGCGGTGCTCGAGGCCGCGGTGATGCAGGCGTTCGCGAACGACATGGCGTTCGTGCGCGGTATCGATGTGGAGGAGTTCGTGTTCCACAACGCCGACACCAAGGTGGAGTCCGCCGCCGCCCCCGCGAGCGAGCTCGGATGA
- a CDS encoding primary-amine oxidase produces MTTESTTAADHPTTTAAEGANLPTASAPEGAGSPDLTALLAPELRTVSSDEIEATRAVLVREGLLGPDGHVAYLGLQEPDKRELLAGARPARRIRVMLVDFGTGLSTDIVVVPSEDRVESVHELDPDTEGQAPVVIPEFALVEEVVHQDARWRAAMAKRGLTDLSQLRVNPLSAGVLGVDEAGRRLQRCFTFVQKTPQDLGWAHPVDGVTVIVDVVTREVLDVIDYVDLPVPQEDGNFHLPSWVGLPPREGLKPIEITQPQGPSFTIDDDGVIDWLGWRLQVGFDQREGLVLHDIGIRDPDTGEQRPVLYRASIAEMMVPYGDPSPQRWFQNFFDCGEYLLGGFANSLELGCDCVGDITYLDAVMAGDDGHARVVPQAICIHEEDTGILWKHFDNWNGSSDSRRNRRLVISFFVTVGNYDYGFYWYFGLDGTIELEVKATGVVFTSAYPGNGYPFASELAPGLGAPYHQHLFSARLDTMIDGLGNAVDELEAAIVPPGPANPTGTGFTQTVTRLRTESEGGRLADNTRNRVWHVVNPSVQNRLGRPVGWVLQPEGKPVLLADASSDIHARATYATKHLWVTAYDPAENYAAGDFVNMHPGGAGLPAWIAADRPIDDTDIVLWHTFGLTHFPRIEDWPIMPVDSAGFTFKPHDFFGRNPTLDIPESVSDHCAPGHAHAEHAAAGHADAEHLAHDHSAGHPAPHAAGHHATHPATDPAMAHDHTDHHPQTHQHHQDGDHA; encoded by the coding sequence GTGACAACTGAATCCACGACCGCCGCCGACCACCCCACCACCACCGCAGCCGAGGGCGCAAACCTCCCCACCGCCAGCGCGCCCGAGGGCGCCGGCAGCCCCGACCTCACCGCGCTGCTCGCGCCGGAGCTGCGCACCGTGAGCTCCGACGAGATCGAAGCCACCCGCGCCGTGCTCGTGCGCGAGGGGCTGCTCGGGCCCGACGGGCACGTCGCCTACCTCGGCCTGCAGGAGCCCGACAAGCGCGAACTGCTCGCCGGCGCCCGACCCGCGCGGCGCATCCGGGTCATGCTCGTCGACTTCGGCACCGGGCTCTCGACCGACATCGTGGTGGTGCCCTCCGAAGACCGCGTCGAGTCGGTGCACGAGCTCGACCCCGACACCGAGGGCCAGGCGCCCGTGGTCATCCCCGAGTTCGCGCTGGTGGAGGAAGTCGTGCACCAGGATGCCCGCTGGCGCGCCGCCATGGCCAAGCGCGGCCTCACCGACCTCTCGCAGCTGCGCGTCAATCCGCTCTCCGCAGGCGTACTCGGCGTCGACGAGGCCGGCCGCCGGCTGCAGCGCTGCTTCACCTTCGTGCAGAAGACGCCTCAGGATCTCGGCTGGGCGCATCCGGTCGACGGCGTCACGGTGATCGTCGACGTCGTGACCCGGGAGGTGCTCGACGTGATCGACTACGTCGACCTGCCCGTGCCGCAAGAAGACGGCAACTTCCACCTCCCGTCCTGGGTCGGTCTGCCGCCCCGCGAGGGCCTCAAGCCCATCGAGATCACGCAGCCCCAGGGCCCGAGCTTCACGATCGACGACGACGGCGTGATCGACTGGCTGGGCTGGCGACTGCAGGTGGGCTTTGACCAGCGCGAGGGGCTCGTGCTGCACGACATCGGCATCCGCGACCCCGACACCGGCGAGCAGCGGCCCGTACTGTACCGCGCGTCGATCGCGGAGATGATGGTGCCGTATGGCGATCCGTCGCCCCAGCGCTGGTTCCAGAACTTCTTCGACTGCGGCGAATACCTGCTCGGCGGCTTCGCGAACTCGCTCGAACTCGGCTGCGATTGCGTGGGCGACATCACCTACCTCGACGCCGTGATGGCGGGTGACGACGGGCACGCCCGGGTGGTGCCGCAGGCGATCTGCATCCACGAAGAAGACACCGGCATCCTGTGGAAGCACTTCGACAACTGGAACGGATCGAGCGACTCCCGCCGCAACCGCCGCCTCGTCATCTCCTTCTTCGTGACCGTGGGCAACTACGACTATGGCTTCTACTGGTACTTCGGGCTCGACGGCACCATCGAACTCGAGGTGAAAGCCACGGGGGTGGTGTTCACCTCGGCCTATCCCGGTAACGGCTATCCCTTCGCGTCCGAGTTAGCCCCCGGACTCGGCGCTCCCTATCACCAGCACCTCTTCAGCGCCCGGCTCGACACCATGATCGACGGCCTCGGCAACGCGGTCGACGAGCTGGAGGCGGCGATCGTGCCGCCCGGGCCCGCCAATCCGACGGGCACCGGATTCACGCAGACGGTCACCCGCCTGCGCACCGAGAGCGAGGGCGGCCGGCTGGCCGACAACACGCGCAACCGGGTCTGGCACGTCGTGAACCCCTCGGTTCAGAACCGGCTCGGCCGGCCCGTGGGCTGGGTGCTGCAGCCCGAGGGAAAGCCGGTGCTGCTGGCGGATGCGTCGTCGGACATTCACGCCCGCGCCACCTACGCCACCAAGCACCTCTGGGTCACCGCCTACGACCCGGCCGAGAACTATGCGGCCGGCGACTTCGTGAACATGCACCCGGGCGGCGCGGGCCTTCCGGCCTGGATCGCGGCCGACCGCCCGATCGACGACACCGACATCGTGCTCTGGCACACCTTCGGGCTCACCCACTTCCCGCGCATCGAGGACTGGCCGATCATGCCGGTCGACAGCGCCGGGTTCACCTTCAAGCCGCACGACTTCTTCGGGCGCAACCCCACGCTCGACATCCCGGAGAGCGTGAGCGACCACTGCGCGCCGGGCCACGCGCACGCCGAGCACGCAGCCGCGGGCCACGCGGATGCCGAGCACCTGGCCCACGACCACTCCGCTGGTCATCCCGCGCCCCACGCCGCCGGCCACCACGCGACGCACCCCGCCACTGACCCCGCGATGGCCCACGACCACACCGACCACCACCCCCAGACCCACCAGCACCACCAGGATGGAGACCACGCGTGA
- a CDS encoding Gfo/Idh/MocA family protein → MTRIGILGSGFIAECYADALTDVRSAELVANYSRTPSSASRLATRWSIPRTHDSIDALCADPEVELVIVALPNELHVEAVRAAARHGKGVICTKPLARTGPEAASILAIVRSAGIWHGYAESSVFSPNIAKAHEMVAAGGIGSVLTMRAREGHSGPHAPHFWDASTAGGGALLDMGCHTVESARHFFGKDNPVVEVMAWGATLVHGDKTTGEDTAVAWLRFEGGQLATIESSWIEKGGMSLRHEFIGSGGRIVTDTSQTPVYGFITSPVGYLVEKSDADTGWVYPVPEETRAYGFSQQFRHFLDRFEQGIAPSETFDDGVIVNTIIDACYRSMRTRQWEPVESPAVVTAPSAAGSDSAPGTPPAATEAAPAPAAPATSGYAPIAPGAAFTTPATSTAATEGIAL, encoded by the coding sequence ATGACACGAATTGGAATCCTCGGCTCCGGATTCATCGCCGAGTGCTACGCGGATGCGCTCACCGATGTGCGCAGCGCCGAGCTCGTCGCCAACTACTCGCGCACGCCGTCGTCGGCGAGCAGGCTCGCTACGCGCTGGTCGATCCCCCGCACCCACGACTCCATCGACGCGCTGTGCGCCGATCCGGAGGTCGAACTCGTCATCGTCGCACTGCCCAACGAGCTGCACGTGGAGGCAGTGCGCGCGGCGGCGCGGCACGGCAAGGGCGTCATCTGCACCAAGCCGTTGGCGCGCACGGGGCCGGAGGCGGCGTCGATTCTCGCGATCGTGCGTTCGGCGGGAATCTGGCACGGGTATGCCGAGAGTTCGGTGTTCTCGCCCAACATCGCGAAGGCGCACGAGATGGTGGCGGCCGGCGGCATCGGGTCGGTGCTCACCATGCGCGCCCGCGAGGGGCACAGCGGCCCGCACGCTCCTCACTTCTGGGATGCCTCGACCGCCGGCGGTGGCGCCCTGCTCGACATGGGCTGCCACACCGTCGAATCGGCCCGCCACTTCTTCGGCAAAGACAACCCGGTGGTCGAGGTGATGGCCTGGGGCGCCACGCTCGTGCACGGCGACAAGACCACGGGTGAAGACACCGCGGTGGCTTGGCTGCGCTTCGAGGGCGGTCAGCTCGCCACGATCGAGTCGTCGTGGATCGAGAAGGGCGGGATGTCGCTGCGCCACGAGTTCATCGGCTCGGGTGGGCGCATCGTCACCGACACCTCGCAGACCCCTGTCTACGGGTTCATCACCTCGCCGGTCGGCTATCTCGTCGAAAAATCGGATGCCGACACCGGCTGGGTCTACCCGGTGCCCGAAGAGACGCGGGCTTACGGCTTCTCGCAGCAGTTCCGGCACTTCCTCGACCGCTTCGAACAGGGCATCGCCCCATCGGAGACCTTCGACGACGGCGTGATCGTGAACACCATCATCGACGCCTGCTACCGCTCGATGCGCACTCGCCAGTGGGAGCCGGTCGAGTCGCCCGCCGTCGTCACGGCGCCGTCTGCCGCCGGCTCTGACTCCGCGCCCGGGACACCGCCCGCTGCCACCGAGGCCGCGCCTGCCCCCGCCGCGCCCGCCACCTCGGGTTACGCGCCCATCGCTCCCGGCGCCGCATTCACCACCCCCGCCACCTCGACCGCCGCCACCGAGGGGATCGCCCTGTGA
- a CDS encoding ABC transporter substrate-binding protein, translated as MRSKLAPIAITAASLMLVGLAGCSSGGSASSTDGGDDVTLTLATWRTEDTAMWEDEIIPAFEASHPGITVEYAPVGTDDYNAAMQSQIEGGTGADLIMCRPFDVNRAWIEDGYFEPLAGTDAVGAFDDTALAAWTDVDGNPFCVPIASVLAGFYYNTAIFDELGLEVPTTQAEFTDVLEKIKASGKYTPLALGSADGWQLAYNVLYNLGPNYWKGEDGRLGLIDGSQKLTDPDFVAAFQAFDDLKPYLPEGYESLTYEDMMQLFTLGKAAIIPDGSWDITAATATGLDVGVFGAPVAAAGDQRYQQEMPDQGIGMNAKSTHKEAAQEFLDWLSTSEFQSLYVNKLPGFFSMGTEAVTYDNELAQKFADLKTDAELTPRLALDRLSAGTPPLDDEIWVALQNMYNSGLSAEDATAELQAGLDSWYKPAQ; from the coding sequence GTGCGATCGAAATTAGCGCCCATCGCGATCACAGCAGCAAGCCTGATGCTCGTCGGTCTTGCCGGATGCTCGTCGGGCGGCAGCGCCTCGTCGACTGACGGTGGCGACGACGTGACACTCACCCTCGCGACCTGGCGAACCGAAGACACCGCGATGTGGGAAGACGAGATCATCCCCGCCTTCGAGGCGTCGCATCCCGGTATCACCGTCGAATACGCGCCCGTCGGAACCGACGACTACAACGCGGCCATGCAGTCGCAGATCGAGGGCGGCACCGGCGCCGACCTCATCATGTGCCGCCCGTTCGACGTCAACCGCGCCTGGATCGAAGACGGCTACTTCGAGCCGCTGGCCGGCACAGATGCCGTCGGAGCCTTCGACGACACCGCGCTCGCCGCGTGGACGGATGTCGACGGCAACCCGTTCTGCGTGCCCATCGCATCCGTTCTCGCCGGCTTCTACTACAACACGGCGATCTTCGACGAGCTCGGGCTTGAAGTGCCCACCACGCAGGCCGAGTTCACCGACGTGCTCGAGAAGATCAAGGCCAGCGGAAAGTACACGCCGCTCGCCCTCGGCTCGGCCGACGGGTGGCAGCTCGCCTACAACGTGCTCTACAACCTGGGCCCGAACTACTGGAAGGGCGAAGACGGCCGGCTCGGCCTCATCGACGGCTCCCAGAAGCTCACCGACCCCGACTTCGTGGCCGCCTTCCAGGCGTTCGACGACCTCAAGCCCTACCTTCCGGAGGGCTACGAGTCGCTGACCTACGAAGACATGATGCAGCTGTTCACCCTCGGTAAGGCAGCGATCATCCCCGACGGCTCGTGGGACATCACGGCCGCCACCGCCACCGGGCTCGACGTGGGCGTCTTCGGCGCACCGGTCGCCGCGGCCGGCGACCAGCGCTACCAGCAGGAGATGCCCGACCAGGGAATCGGGATGAACGCGAAGTCGACCCACAAGGAAGCCGCGCAGGAGTTCCTCGACTGGCTCTCGACCTCCGAGTTCCAAAGCCTCTACGTCAACAAACTGCCCGGGTTCTTCTCGATGGGAACCGAGGCCGTGACCTACGACAACGAGCTCGCGCAGAAGTTCGCCGACCTGAAGACCGACGCCGAGCTCACTCCCCGTCTGGCCCTCGACCGGCTGAGCGCGGGAACCCCACCGCTCGACGACGAGATCTGGGTGGCCTTGCAGAACATGTACAACTCAGGATTGAGTGCTGAGGACGCCACTGCAGAACTGCAGGCCGGCCTCGACTCCTGGTACAAGCCCGCCCAGTAG
- a CDS encoding carbohydrate ABC transporter permease, which translates to MKSTVRSYRNLILFSLPALVIYAGFLVIPLIASVVLSFMDSDTGPTSVFVGFDNYVYLFTNTSTSERFWNALVNNFEFFAVHLLVELPIGLLMAALLTSSTLRRSRGVYRTLLFIPATLSVVIVGFVWRLIINPLWGIVQFPLLGDENTALPTIALMSVWEYVGIPMIFLYTALIAIPDDVLEAAKLDGANAWTTFWKVKFPLIAPQFGLIAILTYIWTFNGFDIVYALNGSAPGPDYATDILGTLFYRTFFGSSGQVANPDLGATVASVVFFLILIITAVYFAVVQRRLKSYEL; encoded by the coding sequence ATGAAGAGCACCGTCCGCTCGTACCGCAATCTGATCCTGTTCAGCCTTCCCGCCCTCGTCATCTACGCCGGGTTCCTCGTGATCCCGTTGATCGCGTCGGTCGTTCTGAGCTTCATGGATTCCGACACCGGCCCCACCTCGGTGTTCGTCGGATTCGACAACTACGTCTACCTGTTCACGAACACCTCCACGAGCGAGCGTTTCTGGAACGCCCTCGTCAACAACTTCGAATTCTTCGCGGTGCACCTCCTGGTGGAGCTGCCGATCGGCCTTCTGATGGCCGCGCTGCTCACCTCGTCGACACTGCGCCGCTCGCGCGGCGTCTACCGCACACTGCTGTTCATCCCGGCCACGCTCTCGGTGGTCATCGTCGGTTTCGTCTGGCGACTCATCATCAACCCGCTCTGGGGCATCGTGCAGTTCCCGCTCCTCGGCGACGAGAACACGGCGCTGCCGACCATCGCGCTGATGTCGGTGTGGGAGTACGTCGGCATTCCGATGATCTTCCTCTACACCGCCCTCATCGCCATCCCCGACGACGTGCTCGAAGCCGCCAAGCTCGACGGCGCGAACGCCTGGACCACCTTCTGGAAGGTGAAGTTCCCGCTCATCGCGCCGCAGTTCGGTCTCATCGCGATCCTGACCTACATCTGGACGTTCAACGGCTTCGACATCGTCTACGCCCTGAACGGATCCGCGCCCGGCCCCGACTACGCCACCGACATCCTGGGCACGCTGTTCTACCGCACCTTCTTCGGGTCGAGCGGGCAGGTGGCCAACCCCGATCTCGGCGCCACCGTCGCCTCGGTGGTGTTCTTCCTCATCCTGATCATCACGGCCGTCTACTTCGCCGTCGTGCAGCGCCGCCTGAAGAGCTACGAACTCTAG
- a CDS encoding carbohydrate ABC transporter permease gives MTTDTRPPRTPSRSRSGGRTRFRGDRPTGLGLNKPSRSDAGGRLFVHVALIIFVIVAIGPILIVVMNSLKTTPGIFNGPFLPPTAETFNLDGWANVFKRGNFALNYGNSIIVTLVSTLLTLVLSTFAAFAITEYKVKLAPVLAGFFIIGIMLPIRLGTVPILQTMVAWHLVDTLVALILVYTAMSLPLAIALMATFFRRVPMELKEAAKIDGAGELRTLSIVLPLVRPGLAAVASVTMLPIWNDLWFPLILAPSKENQTVTLGVQQFVGQFQSDYPALLAALTLGALPLVILFTVFSRNFIQGLSQGYGK, from the coding sequence ATGACGACAGACACCCGCCCTCCCCGCACTCCTTCCCGCAGCAGAAGCGGCGGCCGCACCCGCTTCCGCGGCGACCGCCCGACCGGCCTCGGTCTCAACAAGCCCAGCCGATCGGATGCCGGTGGCCGGCTGTTCGTGCACGTCGCGCTGATCATCTTCGTGATCGTCGCGATCGGCCCGATCCTCATCGTGGTGATGAACTCGTTGAAGACGACGCCCGGCATCTTCAACGGCCCGTTCCTTCCGCCGACGGCCGAGACCTTCAACCTCGACGGCTGGGCCAATGTGTTCAAGCGCGGAAACTTCGCGCTCAACTACGGCAACAGCATCATCGTCACTCTCGTCTCGACGCTGCTGACACTGGTGCTCAGCACCTTCGCGGCGTTCGCGATCACCGAATACAAGGTGAAGCTCGCGCCGGTGCTGGCCGGGTTCTTCATCATCGGCATCATGCTGCCGATTCGGCTGGGCACCGTGCCGATCCTGCAGACCATGGTGGCCTGGCACCTCGTCGACACGCTCGTGGCGCTCATCCTGGTCTACACGGCGATGAGCCTGCCGCTCGCGATCGCGCTGATGGCCACCTTCTTCCGGCGCGTGCCGATGGAGTTGAAGGAGGCCGCCAAGATCGACGGGGCGGGGGAGCTGCGCACGCTCTCGATCGTGTTGCCGCTCGTTCGCCCAGGGCTCGCGGCCGTGGCATCCGTCACCATGCTGCCGATCTGGAATGACCTGTGGTTCCCGCTCATCCTCGCGCCGAGCAAGGAGAACCAGACCGTGACGCTCGGCGTGCAGCAGTTCGTGGGGCAGTTCCAGAGCGACTACCCGGCGCTGCTGGCCGCGCTGACGCTCGGCGCGCTGCCTCTCGTCATCCTGTTCACGGTGTTCTCGCGCAACTTCATCCAGGGTCTCAGCCAGGGCTACGGCAAGTAG
- a CDS encoding GntR family transcriptional regulator codes for MTDSRIDSSRAEPLWAQTADYVREQIASGAYGEGMRLPAERELCLDLNVSRVTLRKALVSLVEEGVLSSSHGRGWYVSQPDAAEPTAGDWPNSLESFSETAARMGLVSDSLVIEQRISPATLDEGEELGVAPGTPLLRLGRVRRLDGVPIAIDNTRVPATLIPQAADVDFATGSLYATLGESGIDIARAEATIEARDADASIAKHLDIEVGRPILVMKQTSVDARDRPVLISTIEYSGDRYRLRTVFTRSKPGHPRR; via the coding sequence ATGACGGATTCCAGGATCGACAGCTCCCGCGCCGAGCCGCTCTGGGCCCAGACCGCCGACTACGTTCGTGAGCAGATCGCGAGCGGCGCCTATGGCGAGGGGATGCGGCTGCCCGCCGAACGCGAGCTGTGCCTCGATCTCAATGTCAGCCGGGTGACCCTGCGCAAAGCATTGGTGAGCCTCGTCGAAGAGGGCGTGCTGAGCTCGTCGCACGGCCGCGGCTGGTACGTCTCGCAGCCCGACGCCGCCGAGCCCACGGCCGGCGACTGGCCGAACTCGCTCGAGTCGTTCAGTGAGACGGCGGCCCGCATGGGGCTGGTCTCCGACTCCCTCGTGATCGAGCAGCGCATCTCCCCCGCCACCCTCGACGAGGGCGAAGAACTGGGCGTCGCTCCCGGCACACCGTTGCTGCGCCTCGGCCGGGTGCGCCGGCTCGACGGGGTGCCGATCGCCATCGACAACACGCGCGTGCCGGCCACCCTCATCCCGCAGGCCGCCGACGTCGACTTCGCCACCGGGTCGCTCTACGCCACGCTCGGTGAGAGCGGCATCGACATCGCCCGCGCCGAGGCCACCATCGAGGCCCGCGACGCTGACGCCTCGATCGCGAAGCATCTCGACATCGAGGTCGGCCGCCCGATCCTGGTGATGAAGCAGACCTCGGTGGATGCGCGCGACCGTCCCGTGCTCATCTCAACCATCGAGTACTCGGGCGACCGCTACCGCCTGCGCACGGTCTTCACCCGCTCGAAGCCGGGCCATCCGCGTCGCTGA
- a CDS encoding ion channel protein — MTSPAPGALTQPAPTIKRLLQLSAPSLLIGVVSALLLFGIEWVAGQLETVIWDVVPNATGIDPDNGWWIFSILTLTGLVVGLCLWLVPGHGGRDSATTELIAPPLPLRALPSLTLVAVIGLAGGVSLGPENPIIAINTGLLVALVARVWKAVPPQLVIMITAAATIGALFGTPVAAALVFTGVVGSIAGGGALWDKLFLPLVAAGAGAVTMHLLAHPTFALPLPAYDTLQPLDLLSAAVIASVAAALGIAAAAVFPRLHGAFRLLRNPVFYVTAGGVVLGVLGAIGGPITLFKGLEQTSELATNRADYTIEALIVIVLVKVVALTVAAAAGFRGGRIFPSVFIGAAIGILANAVVPGIPVALAVSAGVLGMVLAVARDGWIALFIATAVSGGLVVLPVLCLAILPTWLIVTKAPEMIVHPNADKPVVLPGSAAPSSS, encoded by the coding sequence ATGACCTCTCCCGCCCCCGGAGCGCTCACCCAGCCCGCGCCGACCATCAAGCGTCTGCTGCAGCTGTCGGCGCCGTCGCTCCTCATCGGGGTCGTGAGCGCCCTGCTGCTGTTCGGCATCGAGTGGGTCGCCGGCCAACTCGAGACGGTCATCTGGGACGTCGTTCCCAACGCCACCGGCATCGACCCCGACAACGGCTGGTGGATCTTCAGCATCCTCACCCTGACCGGTCTCGTGGTGGGCCTGTGCCTCTGGCTGGTTCCCGGGCACGGTGGCCGAGACTCCGCCACCACCGAACTGATCGCACCGCCGCTGCCCTTGCGCGCGCTGCCCTCGCTCACCCTCGTTGCAGTGATCGGCTTGGCGGGTGGTGTCAGCCTCGGCCCCGAGAACCCGATCATCGCCATCAACACCGGCCTCCTGGTCGCGCTCGTCGCACGGGTGTGGAAAGCGGTGCCGCCTCAGCTGGTGATCATGATCACGGCGGCCGCCACCATCGGCGCGCTGTTCGGCACGCCCGTCGCCGCCGCGTTGGTGTTCACCGGCGTGGTCGGCTCGATCGCGGGCGGCGGAGCGCTCTGGGACAAGCTCTTCCTTCCGCTGGTCGCCGCCGGCGCCGGTGCCGTCACGATGCATCTCCTCGCGCATCCGACTTTCGCGCTGCCCCTGCCCGCATACGACACCCTTCAACCCCTCGATCTGTTGAGCGCCGCCGTCATCGCATCCGTCGCGGCCGCCCTCGGCATCGCGGCTGCCGCCGTCTTCCCGCGGCTGCACGGCGCGTTCCGGCTGCTCCGCAACCCGGTGTTCTACGTCACGGCCGGTGGTGTCGTGCTCGGTGTGCTGGGCGCGATCGGCGGCCCGATCACCTTGTTCAAGGGGCTGGAGCAGACCTCTGAGCTCGCGACGAACCGTGCCGACTACACGATCGAAGCGCTGATCGTGATCGTGCTGGTGAAGGTGGTGGCGCTCACCGTCGCCGCGGCCGCGGGATTCCGCGGCGGTCGTATCTTCCCGTCGGTGTTCATCGGGGCCGCGATCGGCATCCTCGCCAACGCGGTGGTGCCCGGCATCCCGGTCGCCCTCGCCGTGTCGGCGGGCGTGCTCGGCATGGTGCTCGCCGTCGCTCGAGACGGCTGGATCGCCCTGTTCATCGCCACGGCGGTCAGCGGCGGACTCGTCGTGCTGCCGGTGCTCTGCCTCGCGATCCTGCCCACCTGGCTGATCGTCACGAAGGCCCCCGAGATGATCGTGCACCCGAACGCCGACAAACCGGTCGTGCTCCCCGGATCAGCCGCACCGTCTTCATCGTGA